From a single Flavobacterium sp. genomic region:
- a CDS encoding RagB/SusD family nutrient uptake outer membrane protein, which yields MKIVIQNKLSFWICFLFIGFASQSCEEFVAVDLPSNQLTGPIVFEDEATADAALIHIYTKLRSEQLVTGTSNGLSCLLGNYADELDYYGIGGLPAFEFYQNNLLPSNSTVTLTWNATYNLIYATNSIIEGVSNSTGISLNSKERLLGEAYFIRAYLHFYLVNLYGEIPYVLTTDYQLNSDIEKLAVMDVYAALTTDLQQAVTLLPESYFVPERIRPNRSVAYALLSRIKLYSENWSQAVLYADEVLNNTSLYTIETDLNSVFLKNSAGTLWQLLPQFSGSNTLEAQTFIFSSGPPPSFALTSSLLASFETGDLRRANWIGTVTDGADSWYYANKYKEQGNTGSSVEYSILFRIEELYLIRAEAKAQLGDLVGAQDDLNVIRNRAGLPNTTAVTQATLLNAILEERNREFFTELGHRWFDLKRTGFASSVLSVKPGWDAKDLLWPLPASELLLNSNLLPQNPGY from the coding sequence ATGAAAATAGTTATTCAAAATAAACTATCCTTTTGGATTTGTTTCCTTTTTATAGGATTTGCTTCGCAAAGTTGTGAAGAATTTGTAGCTGTAGATTTGCCTTCAAATCAATTGACGGGACCTATAGTTTTTGAAGATGAAGCTACTGCTGATGCAGCTTTGATTCACATTTACACCAAGTTGCGAAGTGAGCAGTTAGTTACGGGAACGTCTAATGGATTAAGTTGTTTACTAGGGAATTATGCTGATGAATTGGATTATTATGGAATAGGAGGTTTGCCCGCATTTGAGTTTTATCAGAATAATTTACTTCCATCTAATTCAACAGTAACGCTCACATGGAATGCTACCTATAATTTGATTTATGCAACTAATTCTATTATTGAAGGAGTTTCTAATTCAACAGGAATTAGTTTGAATTCTAAGGAGCGTTTATTAGGAGAGGCCTATTTTATTAGGGCTTATTTGCATTTTTATTTAGTTAATTTATATGGTGAGATACCTTACGTTTTAACAACTGATTATCAATTAAATAGTGATATAGAAAAACTAGCTGTAATGGATGTTTATGCTGCATTGACTACTGATTTGCAACAGGCTGTGACTTTGTTACCAGAATCCTATTTTGTACCTGAGCGAATTAGACCTAACAGAAGTGTAGCTTACGCTTTGTTATCGCGAATAAAACTTTACAGTGAGAATTGGTCACAAGCAGTTTTGTATGCAGATGAGGTTTTAAATAATACTTCGCTTTACACAATTGAAACCGATTTGAATTCTGTTTTCTTAAAGAATAGTGCAGGGACTTTGTGGCAGTTATTGCCACAATTTTCAGGTTCCAACACTTTAGAAGCCCAAACATTTATATTTAGTAGTGGTCCGCCACCTTCTTTTGCGTTGACTTCATCATTACTTGCATCGTTTGAAACAGGTGATTTGCGTCGTGCGAATTGGATTGGAACGGTTACCGATGGTGCAGATAGTTGGTATTATGCTAATAAATACAAAGAACAAGGCAATACAGGTTCTTCAGTTGAATACTCAATTTTATTTCGAATAGAGGAGCTTTATTTAATTCGTGCCGAAGCTAAAGCGCAATTGGGTGATTTAGTAGGAGCGCAGGATGATTTGAATGTGATACGAAATAGAGCAGGACTACCTAACACAACAGCTGTTACTCAAGCAACTTTATTGAATGCAATTTTGGAAGAGCGAAATAGAGAATTTTTTACCGAATTAGGACATCGTTGGTTTGATTTGAAGCGTACTGGATTTGCATCTAGTGTTTTGAGTGTTAAACCGGGTTGGGATGCAAAAGATTTACTTTGGCCTTTACCCGCTTCAGAACTACTATTGAATTCCAATTTATTACCACAGAATCCAGGTTATTAA
- a CDS encoding prolyl oligopeptidase family serine peptidase: MLITTVFSQHKKQLTATDYSLWSKFNQTLMSLDGRWVSYGLEYEKADTLFLKNTTFKKSFCFPKANWATFSSKSDWFSYYQKDSLYLFDLKQERKLFIDKMIVDYLYSGDGTYLLVFKKEDATINLRILNLKNQSSVYIHDIVSYKVSPDAKRIALVTKEGSSQSVKVVALKSTLAEVIVVKDSSYLYSFLTWDVSGTRLAFFKFERNLSNDLKKPVAICWSTGFDKKVNKFTLEASETLLPKGYDLTTINLYLPEQSDAVLFTLQQPLENLAAVSNQEVQIWKSGDLTIPPKSNNDAYYRSLKWYKWDIKSNRVYEIEDSIHPNSILTGDTKHALVYHPDELAPIYKCSNELVALYVKNIATGEKDLLSDRQTTLENQVLISPTGKYITYFKDKAWWIYDIYKKTHLCLTCNLSYPVHQITYDRAGQFPPTYRTSWTMDGSKVIIHDQYDVWLIAPNGTSKKRLTNGAVTKTIYRVYEPYSPASPNYYSFGFLSTVHDLKRPLLLQTVDEETFAQGFVLLYPNGVIKTLFKRESKFHLVSTTKDFTSFLFLEQNFSLPPRLFVVNSDGSEQLIHQSNTQQETFEWGKSRLVTYTNSKEKPLKGALFYPKNYDAEKKYPLLVVIYEKKSKEVFDYSYPTVLSDWGFTISNYVSSGYFVLLPDIAYGLNSPGDDALDCVSAAVNSVVQQYPIASDAIALLGHSFGGYETAYIMGKSKLFKTAIIGAPLIDLLDHYLTIDGHGKSNMWRFEHDQMRMPIPFYSNEFERNSPLKNVQHISSPILTWTGSGDLQLDWKNGMKLHNALWRLDKKSTLLLYPDEGHVLADKKNQEDLSNKVKDWLDYYLKGKSKASWME, encoded by the coding sequence ATGTTGATAACGACCGTATTTTCGCAGCATAAAAAACAATTAACAGCAACGGATTATAGTTTGTGGAGTAAGTTTAATCAAACTTTAATGAGTTTAGATGGTCGTTGGGTAAGTTATGGGTTGGAGTATGAAAAAGCCGATACTCTTTTTTTAAAAAATACTACTTTCAAAAAATCGTTTTGTTTTCCAAAGGCAAATTGGGCTACTTTTTCATCAAAAAGTGATTGGTTTTCCTATTATCAAAAGGATAGTTTGTACTTGTTTGATTTAAAACAGGAACGAAAGCTATTTATAGATAAAATGATTGTTGATTATTTGTATTCGGGTGATGGAACTTATTTGTTAGTTTTTAAAAAAGAAGATGCGACTATTAATTTGCGGATATTAAACTTGAAAAACCAAAGTTCGGTTTACATTCATGATATAGTTTCTTATAAAGTAAGTCCCGATGCCAAACGCATTGCTCTAGTTACTAAAGAAGGCTCATCACAAAGCGTTAAAGTTGTTGCATTGAAATCAACCCTTGCTGAGGTAATAGTTGTAAAGGATTCTTCTTACTTATATAGTTTTCTCACTTGGGATGTTTCAGGAACTCGCTTGGCTTTTTTTAAATTTGAACGAAATCTATCTAATGACTTGAAAAAACCTGTTGCGATTTGTTGGAGTACAGGATTCGATAAAAAGGTTAATAAATTTACTTTAGAAGCTTCGGAGACTTTGCTACCTAAAGGTTATGATTTGACCACTATAAATTTGTATTTACCTGAACAAAGTGATGCAGTATTGTTTACTTTACAGCAACCACTGGAAAATTTAGCAGCTGTATCCAATCAGGAGGTTCAAATATGGAAGTCGGGAGATTTGACAATTCCGCCAAAAAGTAATAATGATGCTTATTATCGTTCGTTGAAGTGGTACAAATGGGATATCAAGTCGAATAGGGTATATGAGATTGAAGATTCCATACATCCGAATTCGATATTAACTGGAGATACAAAACATGCTTTGGTATACCATCCTGATGAGTTGGCACCCATTTATAAATGTAGTAATGAGTTGGTGGCACTATATGTAAAAAATATAGCTACTGGAGAGAAAGATTTATTATCTGACCGTCAGACCACATTAGAAAATCAGGTTCTTATTTCACCTACGGGAAAATACATTACTTATTTTAAAGACAAGGCTTGGTGGATTTATGATATTTATAAAAAAACACATTTGTGTTTAACATGTAATTTATCTTACCCTGTTCATCAAATTACCTATGATCGTGCTGGGCAGTTTCCTCCAACATATAGGACATCGTGGACAATGGATGGTTCTAAAGTTATTATACATGACCAATATGATGTTTGGTTGATAGCGCCAAATGGTACTTCCAAAAAGCGTTTGACAAATGGTGCAGTTACAAAAACTATTTATCGCGTTTATGAGCCGTATTCACCTGCTTCACCTAATTACTATTCTTTTGGGTTTTTGTCAACAGTTCATGACCTTAAGCGTCCACTTTTATTACAAACTGTAGACGAAGAAACCTTTGCACAAGGTTTTGTCTTATTGTATCCGAACGGTGTTATTAAAACATTGTTTAAACGAGAGAGTAAATTTCATTTAGTATCAACAACAAAGGATTTTACATCTTTTTTGTTTTTAGAGCAAAATTTCAGTTTACCACCAAGGTTGTTTGTTGTGAATAGTGATGGAAGTGAACAATTAATACATCAATCGAATACACAACAAGAGACATTTGAATGGGGTAAATCAAGATTAGTAACCTATACCAATTCAAAAGAAAAACCATTGAAAGGAGCTTTGTTTTATCCTAAAAATTATGATGCCGAAAAAAAATATCCTTTGTTGGTAGTCATATATGAGAAAAAATCGAAAGAGGTTTTTGATTATTCATACCCGACGGTTTTAAGTGATTGGGGTTTTACTATTTCTAATTACGTAAGTTCGGGCTATTTTGTATTATTACCAGATATAGCTTATGGGTTAAATTCACCTGGTGATGATGCATTGGATTGTGTTAGTGCTGCTGTTAATTCTGTTGTACAACAATATCCTATAGCTTCTGATGCTATAGCATTGCTAGGTCATTCTTTTGGGGGATATGAAACGGCTTACATTATGGGAAAATCGAAACTTTTTAAAACAGCAATTATAGGTGCTCCTCTTATTGATTTGCTCGATCATTATTTGACAATTGATGGTCATGGAAAATCTAATATGTGGCGTTTTGAGCATGATCAAATGCGAATGCCTATACCTTTTTATAGTAATGAATTTGAAAGGAATTCGCCTTTAAAAAATGTGCAGCATATTTCTTCTCCCATTCTAACTTGGACGGGTAGTGGTGATTTACAATTGGATTGGAAAAATGGAATGAAATTGCATAATGCATTATGGCGTTTGGATAAAAAGAGTACTTTACTACTATATCCGGATGAAGGTCATGTATTAGCGGATAAAAAGAATCAAGAAGATTTGTCAAATAAAGTCAAGGATTGGCTGGATTATTATTTGAAAGGTAAAAGTAAAGCGAGCTGGATGGAGTAG
- a CDS encoding DUF6520 family protein: MRTKFLKFGLPIAVFALAIVGAFASQKADNKVLAPETGWINYPTPCNVSVSCRTEIGPVCTMFHLGQERQAYGKVNPNDLTCSKVLYKIP; this comes from the coding sequence ATGAGAACTAAGTTTTTAAAATTCGGTTTGCCAATTGCTGTTTTTGCTTTGGCAATTGTGGGAGCTTTTGCATCGCAAAAAGCAGACAACAAAGTTTTAGCTCCTGAAACAGGTTGGATTAATTATCCAACACCTTGTAATGTTTCAGTTTCTTGTAGAACTGAAATAGGACCTGTGTGCACAATGTTCCACTTAGGACAAGAAAGACAAGCGTATGGAAAAGTAAATCCAAACGATCTTACTTGTTCTAAGGTACTTTACAAAATACCTTAA
- a CDS encoding DoxX family protein, translated as MENKLKNILVIIISYLYVFLFVYAAISKILDFETFIVQLGQSPLLSAYAKWIGILVPTIEIVISILLLVPRIRYIGLFLAFGLMMMFSTYIIIILNYSDFIPCSCGGVLSEMDWNEHLIFNFTFVAIGGIGIILDTHLKFSIKKQFVQLMSVSLLSAFSVTGLYLLSENEMHRNNSFVRRYPHHPVDDLKGIPLKYNSYYIAGFDKGKIILGNSTAPLHLLEIDTTLKSIKEVKITISDNKDFQFSSIQLKIKSPNFYLVDGSVPIIYKGVTSNWNAKILTTKSSNFSLLEPITPIDFIIRGSHSKSGEHILGQLSKSKNYKIIETNNVLEKRIDGIFDTDGLLLYNEQLNKIIYTYYYRNQFIITDSHLNKTKTIKTIDTVSQSNLEFAYTKKNTEKKLAKQPNTINIYAATSGKYIFIKSDRLGKYESEIIAKQASIIDVYDIEKRTYEFSFYFYHYNNEEIKTFKIYNNLLIGLTNKHLIVTKLKPKYFKIK; from the coding sequence ATGGAGAACAAATTAAAAAATATCTTAGTTATCATCATCAGCTACTTGTATGTCTTTTTATTTGTGTATGCTGCAATTAGTAAAATACTAGATTTCGAAACATTTATTGTCCAATTGGGACAATCACCATTGTTAAGTGCCTATGCAAAATGGATTGGAATCCTAGTCCCAACAATTGAAATAGTAATTTCGATTCTACTATTAGTTCCTAGAATTAGATATATTGGACTATTTCTAGCCTTTGGATTAATGATGATGTTTTCCACCTACATAATCATAATTTTAAATTATAGTGATTTTATTCCATGTTCCTGCGGCGGTGTACTCTCGGAAATGGATTGGAACGAACATCTTATTTTTAATTTTACTTTCGTTGCTATTGGTGGAATAGGAATTATTCTCGATACGCATTTAAAATTTTCAATAAAAAAGCAATTCGTTCAATTAATGAGTGTAAGCCTTTTAAGTGCTTTTTCTGTTACGGGATTATATCTTTTATCAGAGAATGAAATGCATAGAAACAATAGCTTCGTAAGAAGATATCCTCATCATCCTGTTGACGATTTAAAAGGAATTCCTCTAAAATACAATTCCTACTATATTGCAGGATTTGACAAAGGAAAAATAATTCTTGGAAATAGTACTGCGCCTTTACATTTGCTAGAAATTGATACCACATTAAAAAGTATCAAGGAGGTAAAAATAACTATTTCTGACAACAAAGATTTTCAGTTCTCATCTATTCAATTAAAAATAAAATCACCTAACTTTTATCTGGTAGATGGATCAGTCCCAATAATTTATAAAGGTGTTACTTCAAATTGGAATGCCAAAATATTAACTACCAAATCCAGCAATTTTTCTCTTTTAGAACCTATTACGCCTATCGACTTCATAATAAGAGGAAGTCATTCAAAATCGGGTGAACATATATTAGGACAATTAAGTAAATCCAAAAATTACAAAATAATTGAAACAAATAATGTATTAGAAAAAAGAATAGACGGCATATTTGATACAGATGGTTTACTACTTTACAATGAGCAACTTAATAAAATTATTTACACTTATTACTATAGAAATCAATTCATCATCACAGATTCTCATTTAAACAAAACTAAAACAATTAAAACAATCGATACTGTAAGTCAATCCAATCTTGAATTTGCCTACACAAAGAAAAACACAGAAAAAAAATTAGCTAAGCAACCTAATACAATTAACATATACGCTGCAACATCTGGCAAATACATATTTATCAAATCTGACAGACTTGGAAAGTATGAATCCGAAATCATTGCCAAACAAGCTAGTATTATAGATGTATATGATATTGAAAAAAGAACTTACGAATTCAGTTTTTACTTCTACCACTACAACAATGAAGAAATAAAAACATTTAAAATTTATAATAACCTCCTAATTGGTTTAACCAATAAGCATCTTATTGTTACAAAATTAAAACCAAAATACTTCAAAATAAAATAA
- a CDS encoding helix-turn-helix domain-containing protein, whose product MSEQNKQERIRKIYQMLFEMASGNLQFQIANLDEEDEIDQIAHKLNEIASNIKNTFHKIGHVIPQFTYQNLVQHTFILDKEFYILSFSSSVLDTLKLSQQELSKLKFSKIIAKQSINDWKTIENEIVTNNIFHITLQLHLLDKNNQIYPSYFTISSLLNSKKIVISGITTNIEDYTNYNIANNNLASSKKIDSNTIVQNVYDYIMNHLEEPLPSVNELAKMFGTNDFRLKAEFRKHFNISIYKCYTNERLKRATYLIKRTNIPLKEIAFISGFNDYNNFSKAFKKKYNYVPSELQRSLHEED is encoded by the coding sequence ATGTCAGAGCAAAATAAGCAAGAACGAATTAGAAAAATATACCAAATGCTATTTGAAATGGCTTCTGGAAATCTTCAATTTCAAATTGCTAATTTAGATGAAGAAGATGAAATTGATCAAATCGCTCATAAGCTTAATGAGATTGCTAGTAATATTAAAAATACCTTTCATAAAATCGGTCATGTAATTCCTCAATTTACATATCAAAACTTAGTACAGCATACTTTCATTCTAGATAAAGAATTTTACATTTTGAGCTTTTCATCGAGTGTACTAGACACTTTAAAGTTAAGTCAACAAGAGCTTTCAAAACTTAAATTTTCAAAAATAATTGCAAAACAATCTATTAATGATTGGAAAACAATAGAAAATGAAATTGTTACTAACAACATATTTCATATTACACTTCAATTACACTTATTAGATAAAAACAATCAAATCTACCCCTCCTATTTTACAATTTCATCTTTATTAAACTCTAAAAAAATTGTAATTTCTGGAATCACTACAAATATCGAAGATTATACAAATTATAATATTGCTAATAATAATTTAGCTTCCTCAAAAAAAATTGATAGTAATACTATAGTTCAAAATGTTTATGATTATATAATGAATCATCTTGAAGAACCTCTACCTTCTGTAAATGAACTAGCAAAAATGTTTGGAACAAACGATTTTAGATTAAAAGCTGAATTTAGAAAGCATTTCAATATTAGTATTTATAAATGTTATACAAATGAACGATTAAAAAGAGCAACTTATCTCATTAAAAGAACGAACATTCCATTGAAAGAAATTGCTTTTATAAGCGGATTCAATGATTACAATAATTTTTCCAAAGCATTCAAAAAAAAGTACAATTATGTGCCTAGTGAATTGCAAAGAAGTCTACATGAAGAAGATTAG
- a CDS encoding site-specific integrase codes for MSNKISILFHAKSSRALKNGLVPIYLRITINGERLEITTGKYSEKSKWIPSAGKIKGNSEETRLINSYLDILRNKVYETEKWMVNNNQEINAQTFKNKFLGIEERQRKLIMIFEEHNKRMKELIGKEFSINTYKKYETALSHTKKFLQHQYSLNDISIKQVDIAFINDFDFYLRNTKNCNNNSTIKYIRNFGKIVKQCYVNGWIDKDPFLNYKGKVKEIERTYLSEDEIESLLNKEFKIKRLELVRDMFIFSCFTGLAYIDVFNLTKSNVVIGIDGEKWISTHRQKTESASKIPILPITQMIIDKYENHPLCINENRLIPILSNQKMNAYLKELADICEIEKELTFHIARHTFATTVTLTNGVPIESVSKMLGHKNLRTTQHYAKVLDKKVSEDMQILKEKFSNKLVLKSS; via the coding sequence ATGTCAAACAAAATTTCAATCCTATTTCATGCTAAGAGCTCAAGAGCCCTAAAAAATGGCTTAGTGCCAATTTATTTAAGAATCACTATTAATGGTGAAAGATTAGAAATCACAACAGGCAAATACAGTGAAAAATCAAAATGGATACCTTCAGCTGGCAAAATAAAAGGCAATTCAGAAGAGACTAGACTGATAAATAGTTATCTTGATATTCTTAGAAACAAAGTCTATGAAACCGAAAAATGGATGGTAAACAACAACCAGGAAATTAATGCACAAACCTTCAAAAATAAATTTTTAGGTATTGAAGAAAGACAACGCAAACTTATCATGATTTTTGAAGAACATAACAAAAGAATGAAAGAGTTAATTGGAAAAGAATTCTCAATTAATACTTATAAAAAGTATGAGACCGCATTGAGCCACACAAAAAAATTTTTACAACATCAATATTCATTAAATGATATCTCAATTAAACAAGTAGATATAGCTTTCATTAACGATTTTGATTTTTACTTACGTAACACCAAAAACTGCAATAACAATTCAACCATAAAATACATTAGAAACTTTGGTAAAATAGTTAAGCAGTGTTATGTAAATGGATGGATTGATAAAGACCCTTTCTTAAACTATAAAGGTAAAGTAAAAGAGATAGAAAGAACTTATTTATCAGAAGATGAAATTGAATCTTTACTTAATAAAGAATTTAAAATAAAACGATTAGAGTTAGTTCGCGATATGTTTATTTTTTCATGTTTCACTGGTCTTGCGTATATTGATGTCTTCAATTTAACAAAATCTAATGTTGTGATTGGCATAGATGGTGAAAAATGGATTTCAACTCACAGACAAAAGACAGAATCAGCTTCAAAAATTCCAATCCTACCTATTACACAAATGATTATCGATAAATACGAGAATCATCCACTATGTATCAATGAAAATAGACTTATCCCTATTCTATCAAATCAAAAAATGAATGCATATCTCAAAGAACTAGCAGATATTTGTGAAATTGAAAAAGAACTAACTTTCCATATTGCCCGGCATACATTTGCAACTACTGTAACGCTTACAAATGGCGTTCCAATTGAATCAGTAAGCAAAATGCTAGGACACAAAAACTTAAGAACCACGCAACACTATGCCAAAGTATTGGATAAAAAGGTGAGTGAAGATATGCAAATTTTAAAAGAGAAATTTTCGAATAAATTGGTATTAAAAAGTTCTTAA